Below is a genomic region from Microbacterium sp. KUDC0406.
CCGCGGCGTCGACCGGTGAGACGAATCGGTGGCTGGCCGGAGAGATCGGTGAGGGCGCATCGTACCCACGCCGCCAAACTGAGCGCAGGTCACGTCTGACGTTTACCTCTCAGCTGCTGGACTCAGATTTGCACGTCCTCGGGTTCCCCGTCATGAAGCTCCGTCTCGCCACAAACGGAACCGACGGTGTCGTCTACGTCTATCTCGAGGACGTGTCCCCGGACGGCTCGGTCTCCTACGTGACCGAGGGTTGCCTGCGGTTCATGCACCGAGCCACCACGGAACCCATCGTGCACGCAGGACTCGGCGTGCCCCGCAGCTTCGCTCGCGCCGACCGCCGACCAGTCATCCCGAACGAGCCGATGAACTTGATCGTGGAACTCCTGCCGGTGTCGGCTCTCATTCGCGCGGGTCATCGGCTTCGGGTGAGTGTCGCCGGTCACGACGCTTCCTGCTTTTCCTACCACGGCGCGGAAGGTGAGACTTTCACTTTGGCTGGAGGTGACTTCACTGCACTGGAGTTGCCCGTTCTCGGGTAACCAGCTTCACGTCAATCCTTTGAGCGCCGGCGTCGGAGCAGAAGCCGAACGTGCGCGCCTCTCAGCATCCTCCAGGGCTGGCCTCAATGCCGTCAGCGCTGTTCGCAGCCGATCGGGCAGCGAGCCGGCGGGTACGACGAAACCGGTGCTCAGTGTCCGGGTCGCGACCGACGTCAGCCAGTCCTCGATGGCGACTCGTGCGGCTGCGCCGATGCTGGCGGCGAGCACGTCGGCGGTCAGGGGGTCCATGCCTGCGACGCGCCGACTGAGCGCTTCTGCGAGGGAACGGCCGAGCGGCGCGATGCTGTCCGCATACGATGACCGCAGAGTTGGGTTGTTCATGACCATCAGCATCACATCGCTGACATGCTCGCCCGGGTCGGTGTACTGCTCGACGATCGCGTTGATGACGGCTTCGGAGATGCTGGTGCTCTCTGGCTGGGAGAGGATCGCGGCGATGATGCGCTGCTCCCGCTCGGCGGTGACCGCGGCGATGATTGCCTGTTCTCTGCTCGAGTAGTAGTTGTTGTACGTCCTCGGTGAGACGCCCGCCGCGTCCGCGATATCGCTGACGCGGACATTCTCAGGGCCTCGTTCCAGCGCGAGGCGCAGCGCGGCCTCCCGCAGTGCCACTCGCGTGGCATGCTTCTTCCGCTCGCGCAGTCCGCTCTCATGCATGCTCACCGCTTCAGTGTCGCAGGCGATGTGCGGCCTGATAAAATTGCGCGCACGCAAAAACGTCCGTAGAGTCTCAGCACGACACTCGATTGGACGGAGAAACAGACCATGCGGGCCAAAGGAATGACCTACGACACGGGGTTCGTGCGCGACGGCAGCAATTCGCGGGAGGTGTTCGACCTGTCACGAGTCCGAGCGGAGCTGGCCATCATCCGGGACGACCTGCACTGCACCGCGGTCCATGTCGTCGGCAGTGACGCTGATCGCTTGGAGGCCGCTGCCGGGTTTGCCGCAGAACTCGGGATGGAAGTCTGGTTCTCCCCGTACCCGTTGGAACAGACGACCGACCAGATCCTCGGCTTCTTCACCGAGTGCGCCGATCGGGCGGAGCGCCTTCGCGCGAAAGGTGCCGAGGTCGTGTTCGTCGCGGGCGTCGAACTGAGCGTCATGAACCGCGGATTCATCGACGGCGACGACGTCGATGCGCGGCTCGACGGGCTGCTGGCCGATCCGGAAGGGCGAGAACAGCGCCTCGCCGATGTCAGTCGCGGTCTCAATGCGTTTCTCGCCGAAGCTGTCGAGCACATCAGGGAGCGCTTTCACGGTCCGGTCACCTATGCCGCGATTCAGTTCGAGGCCGTCGACTGGGACCTGTTCGACTTCGTGACCGTAGAGCTCATACGCTCCGCGGCCGTCGCCGACATCTTCCGCTCCGGGGTCCGCACGCTCGTGGCGCAGCACTCCAAGCCGGTCGCCATCACAGGCTTCGGCACCGCCACATGGCGCGGCGCCGCTGACATGGCTCCGCGCAGCATGGAGATCATCCAGAACGACCCCGCAACCGGGGCGCCCTCCCGGCTGAGCGACGTGTTCGAGCGCGACGAAGCCGGACAGGCGGAGTACCTCGGCGAGCTTCTGGAGATTTTCGATAGCGAGGGCGTGGACAGCGCGTTCGTCTTCCTCTTCGCGCTCGACAACCTGCCCCACAGGCCCGGCGGCGACCCTCGCGAAGACCTTGATCTCGCCAGCCTTGGCATCGTCAAAGTCCTCGAAGACCGAAACGGGATCACTTACCCGCATATGCCGTGGGAGCCCAAGGCTGCCTTCGCCGCCGTAGCCGTGTTCTATGCAGACCGGATGGAGTACGTATGAGCACCCGACTCTTTGCGTTCGCTCTTGTCAGCCTGCTGACAGCAGTCACCCTCACCGCATGCAGCTCGGCCACCGACGTCGACCCCGAGCGTGCGTCATTCGCGATCGATGGCGAGGAAGTGACCATTTCGATGGAGTCCAGCGGTGACATCTCATTGCGTCCCGGTGACGTCGACGAGATCGAGGTCACCCGCTGGTTCACCGGCGGAGGCGACGAGGCGAGTTGGGATTTCACGGGCGATGAACTCACTCTCGCCGTCGAGTGCGGGTTCCTCTCTTCCTGCGAAGTCCGCTATGAGGTGGTCGTTCCTCGCACAGTTGCTGTCTTCCTTCGCGGATCTAATGCGGATGTACTCGCAACCGGCTTCGAGGCACCGTTGGACATCCGCACAGAGAACGGCGCCATCATCGTCGAGGACATCGAGGGCGATCTTTCTCTCCGCAGCACCAGCGGCGATCAACAGGCCAAGGGTCTGACGGCTCAGCGCGTCGAAGCTCAAGCCAGCAGCGGAGCGGTCGACCTCTTCGTCACTGAGGCGCCATCGAGACTCGCTGTCGCGACCGAGAACGGCGCAGTCAGCGTCCAGCTTCCGGATGCGGCTTACGCTCTATCGGTTCAGACTGACAGCGGTTCGATAGAGAACTCATTCACTGACGACTCTCGCAGTCCACACACCATCGCAGTTACCACCGCGAATGGTGATATCGCGCTGACTCGCACCGGACCGTAGCCGACTACGCGGTGCCCCGGTGTGACCGCATGTCCGGTCACCGCAGCCCCGGCGTGTCACACGCCCGACTTCGCTCCGGCCGCCTGCCCCCTCGCGAGGCGTCGTCCCAAACGCGAGATGTCGGCGGGCGACGGTTACAAGTACCTGCTGCGGACAGTCGCGGCCAGCGACGGCGACAGGTCGCTGTCCACCCCGCTGACGCGTTACTACAATGCCGAGGGCACCCCGCCGGGCCGATGGCTTTGGCGCCGGGGTCGCCACGCTCGGCAGTGGGCGGATCAGCGCAGGCGATCACGTCTCCGAAGCCCAACTCCAGCTCCTAGTCGGTATGGGCCGTGACCCGATCACGGGGGAACCGCTTGGCCGTGCGTACCCCGAGTACCGAACCGTGGCCGAGCGGATTGAGGCGCGCACCGAGGCGCTTGATCCATCCCTCGGGCCGGCGTCACGTGCGGAGGCGGTCGTGGCGATCGAAGCGGAGGAGGCCGAGCGTGGGACGCGACGGGCGGTTGCGGGGTTCGACTTCACGTTCTCGGTCCCGAAGTTCGCGAGCGTGCTGTGGGCGGTTGCGGATGCCGGGACGCAGACGTTGATCGCCGCCGCGTTCGACCACTACGACAGCCGGGCGGGCGACCCCCATCTGCACACGCACGTTGTCATCAGCAACAAGGTGCAGACCGTCCTCGATGGCAAATGGCGGTCGCTGGATGGACGGCCGATGCACGTCGCTGTCGTCGCGCTCTCCGAACTGCACGAGGCGGTCTTCGCGGACCACCTCACCCGAATGCTCGGCGTCTTTGGGAAGCGCGGGATAGAGGCCGCGACCGGAACCCCGCCTTGGCGATCACCGGGGTGCCGGAGGCACTGGTCAAGGAGTTCTCCACTCGTGCCCGGCACATCGGCGCAGAGACCGACCGACTCATCGTGCGCTACGTCGAGACGCATGGGCGGCGGCCGTCGCCGGCGACGATCATGAAGCTCCGCGCCCAGGGGTCGCAGGTTCAAATCCTGTCAGCCCGATCATTTAGGGTCGGAATCTCGCAAGAGTTTCCGACCCTTCTGCGTGTCTGGGAGAAGCCAACCCTCCAGTTCTGCCGCAGGGAAGAGACCAGCGCGCTCGCGGCCGCGGTGTGCGCCGAGAACGCGGTACGGCGTACACTGAACTCGCGCGGTCGGAGGCACAACGAGACCACGGCCGCAGGATGTCAAGGGGCATGCCTCCGTCACGGACGCCGTGCAGGCTACGGACCACAGAGTCAGGAGCCCGCATGACCCCGCAGAGCACCGCCGAACCCGAGACTCCCGCCGAACCCGAGACCCCCGGCGAACCCGAGGCGCCCGCCGAACCCGAGGCGCCCGCCGAACCCGAGACTCCGGCGGAGATCGATGGCCGATCCTGGCGGCTGGCCGTGCGCCGCGCACTTCGCGCCTTCGGCATCGACGAGTGCCCTGACATCGCCGCGAGCCTGACGTTCTACGCGATCCTCGCCCTGGTCCCGGCCGTGATGGTGTCGTTCTCGATCGTCAGCCTGCTCGGCCGCAGGGACGAGACCGCACGCATCGTCGCGGACGTCACCACAGCTCTGATGCCGGACATCTCGGACGATGCGGTTCACGACGCGATCACGCGGATCGCCGACGCGCGGCTGTCCGGGATACTGCTCGTCTTCGCACTCGCACTGACCGCATGGGCCGTCGCGCGTTACGTCGCGGCCCTCGGACGAGGGATGAACCGCATCTACGGAGTTCCCGAGGGGCGTCCGGCATGGCGGCTGAAGGCCGGTCAGCTGCTGATCGCGGTGGTCGTCATCATCTGCACGGCGCTGATCCTGGCGATCCTCACCTTCACCGATGCCGTCGCCGAGACCCTGGGCGAGTCGTTCGGAATCGGCGACGTGACCCTGCTCGTCTGGCGCATCCTGCGGTGGCCGCTGCTCGCCGCGATCGTCGTGTTCGTCCTCGCCTTCCTCTACTACTTCTCGCCGAACGTGAAGCCGTCGCACTTCCGCTGGATGAGCCTGGGCGCCGCAGCGGCCGTCGTCGTGCTGGTGCTCGCCTCGCTCGGGTTCTGGCTCTACGTGGCGAACGTCGCCGACTACGACCGTCTCTACGGCGCATTCGCAGGAGTCATCATCTTCGTGCTGTGGCTGTGGATCGCGAACATGGCGATCCTCGTCGGCGCGGAATTCGATGCCGAAGTGGAGCGCGTGAGGCAGCTGCAGGCCGGCGTGCCCGCCGAGATCCAGGTGCAGGTGCCCTTGCGGGACGCCCGTCGGATCGCGCAGGGTGTACGGCGCGATCGCGAAGAGGAGGCGGATGCACGCCGCATCCGCCGCTGATGTTCCCGTCGCTGTCAAGGCCACTGCGCGGATGAAGCCGCACCGATAGCTTCGCCAGATGACGACCGAGATGAACGATGGCGAGACGAACGATCCGGCATCCCGGGACGGGGCGGGTGCGCCCGACCGCTTGCGTCGCGCGATCACCGGACCTCTGCTCTTCGCGTTCATCCTCGGGGACGTGCTCGGCGCTGGAATCTATGCGCTCATGGGCGTGCTCTCCGCCCAGGTCGGCGGGATGCTGTGGGCTCCGCTCCTGCTCGCTCTGCTGCTCGCACTGCTCACTGCAGGGTCCTATGCA
It encodes:
- a CDS encoding YihY/virulence factor BrkB family protein, whose amino-acid sequence is MTPQSTAEPETPAEPETPGEPEAPAEPEAPAEPETPAEIDGRSWRLAVRRALRAFGIDECPDIAASLTFYAILALVPAVMVSFSIVSLLGRRDETARIVADVTTALMPDISDDAVHDAITRIADARLSGILLVFALALTAWAVARYVAALGRGMNRIYGVPEGRPAWRLKAGQLLIAVVVIICTALILAILTFTDAVAETLGESFGIGDVTLLVWRILRWPLLAAIVVFVLAFLYYFSPNVKPSHFRWMSLGAAAAVVVLVLASLGFWLYVANVADYDRLYGAFAGVIIFVLWLWIANMAILVGAEFDAEVERVRQLQAGVPAEIQVQVPLRDARRIAQGVRRDREEEADARRIRR
- a CDS encoding TetR/AcrR family transcriptional regulator; the protein is MALREAALRLALERGPENVRVSDIADAAGVSPRTYNNYYSSREQAIIAAVTAEREQRIIAAILSQPESTSISEAVINAIVEQYTDPGEHVSDVMLMVMNNPTLRSSYADSIAPLGRSLAEALSRRVAGMDPLTADVLAASIGAAARVAIEDWLTSVATRTLSTGFVVPAGSLPDRLRTALTALRPALEDAERRARSASAPTPALKGLT
- a CDS encoding DUF4097 family beta strand repeat-containing protein is translated as MSTRLFAFALVSLLTAVTLTACSSATDVDPERASFAIDGEEVTISMESSGDISLRPGDVDEIEVTRWFTGGGDEASWDFTGDELTLAVECGFLSSCEVRYEVVVPRTVAVFLRGSNADVLATGFEAPLDIRTENGAIIVEDIEGDLSLRSTSGDQQAKGLTAQRVEAQASSGAVDLFVTEAPSRLAVATENGAVSVQLPDAAYALSVQTDSGSIENSFTDDSRSPHTIAVTTANGDIALTRTGP